CCTGGAGCTCTGCATCACCATCAGCTCTGTCGTCCTGGGGATCAAAGATCTGAGGAGCAAGGACAAGGGAGAAAATAAGGtagattataaaaaaagaatcatatTTCATTGTTGAAGCTGTTGTTTAACCAGGAAGTGATGACACACGACACAAATaagttttctttcactttttatcCCACGTTCGAGCCCTCGTGTGTGAACAGGGCTAAAGTGTAGGGAGCCTCAGGTTATGATCACTTTTTCAAAATAGTTGACTTgaaatttaaaagttttaatatcaattaaaagaaaagtttgacatTGTGAGTATAAGTGCAGGTAGAGCTGTGTGGACAGAGCCCGGCTGTTTCTCTCTAAGCTACACGTGCTATGCTAATTGCCTACTGGCTCCAGATTCATATAGAATGAACAGATGAGAGATGAGAATGCTGTGGATATTCTCATCTGAAGTTTTCTAGTTTATTTATGGTAAATAAATCCTTTAAGAATTTGTGAGTAGGCAAAATAATATACATTCCCTTTAAATCTGCCGATATAGACAAAATTCAAACGGCTCCACAtgtcacacacatgaatacGAGACCCCTGAATATGTCggttttcatcaagatttatgaattattctctgggaaaagagttaaaatgtcaaaaagataaaaaatccTGAAAATCCTGGAGTTGCTTAAAACTGTATGGGTCCTTTCTAGACCCGTACATCCTTCTATTAATTTAAATAGAAATCTGTTTATGAGTATATGTAGTGTGTGGTAATGTGATATTCttgaaaacatacaaaacatttgTTCCACTGattcttttcctccctcagaAAACAGGCGACCTGGAGCAGTACCAACCACTCCTGGAGGAAATCAACACCAAGTAACACTAAAGCCTGAACTAAGAGCTCTGCGATGTACAATCAGGTACCAGGAAGTGTACTAGTTTGcttttgtgtcattgtgtgtttccCTTACATCAAATGATTTAACTCCGCTAAACCACTTTTTCTACAGgattttgttagaaaatatatttgtactAGCTCTGTAGAGTTTTGTCTATAATCTAAACTGTAAATGCTGCTTTCaatttattaaagaaaattgATTTAGATTTGTAGTGacacatgttttgtgtttcagttggTTTGCAGGGAGAAGGGAGATTCATGCATGTATGTATCTGCATGTGGGTCAAGGTCTGATATGCATTTCCTTTGCTAttatataatgttaaaaaataaaggtttcaaaaCTATTGACTACACTTTCGTTGTTGTATTTCTGCAGTTAACATTATCATGAAAGCTTTAAGATTAAGTTTGAGATGAAGTTTAACTCAATTCAAATTACAAATATTTCAGTTTGTCCAAATGCAGTTtctgtttaagtttaagttaaataaaatgatcCTACGTGGATATTTTTATGCTATCGTTTACAGAAATTACACAATTAATTGAATaacataaacagacagacacacacacgtatggtCTGGTCTGTACTGTGCTACTTTGAGGGGTAATGATGCTGTTGCGTTAAATCTAATGaagaggcttttattttgaaatagtgTCCCACCTGGGCGGGGGCGGTGTCTTTTGCAGTCAACTGAAAACACAGGGtgtgaacttgtgtgtgtgggaaagtGTTTCACGAGGAAGCAGAGCAGGTGAGTTCTCATACAACACTACACAACAAATGGGAACTTTTTAAAAAGACGCCACTGAACTGGGACATTTTAAAAatggatttaatgtttttaggGTCTGACTCAGTGTAAGACGATGGAcgatggataaataaataaataaggtaGCATCCATGAtgatatgatttattttagtttaaaaactatttgaactggttgtttgtgtgtgtgatgtaagaGATTTTAACTGAAATCGTCTTTGTGGCGGCAGTTTGAAATGTGACAGCGAGGAATCAAGTGACAAACAAACTAATGCAGCTCTACGCACATTCTGGGAAACCCCTCCCACCAGATCTATTTCTATAtctattgatttatttgtggataaaaaaaaaaacgcacggTAAGAAAggcatttatataattttagcGTAATATGCACCTTCTTGTTTTCCCTTCTCTCGTTCTCAGTGCGATGAGGAGATTGATATGTGGTGGAGGTTACGGAGGTGGAGCTcagatatatacagtacatgtcaTATCTTGTTTGTTGAGTTGACGAACAAGCTACACAACTAAATGTCCCTCTTGTAGAACGGAATAACAGAGGTGAGAACAGACCACTTGGAAAATGGGTgcaccaaaataaaacacaatctgATATAGTGCTGATCCTTTGAGGGTcgatggaggagctgcagctaaATCCCCTCTGACATTAGACGTATCACAGGTtcaacatacaaacacaaacaaccattcacactcacctTCACACTTAACTTATAGTCTCCAATTGACGACAATCCACATGTCTGAGTCGGGATTCAAACATTCTTATGGTGACGCGACAAATATCTGATATAATCAAGCTAATTTAAAGGAGACACGGACACAAAGTACAAATTTGGAGACTGTATCTAAAGTTGGAAGCCATGACAGCTTGTGGAATCCGAATCATCTTGATAACCCCCTAGTGGCTAGTGGCAGTACGGGTCATAAACAGTCATTAACAAtagatttttctcaaagatggtgtctgtgaTTTCAGGTCGTTTCCATCAAAGTATGAATTTTTGAAATGAAATAGGgaattgacagctgagactgacttgtgattggtcgagcacgtTTATCAGCAGGATCTCACTACATGGGCTTGTTGTCTTGAGCCAGGCTAGCTGCTTCCAGCCTTTTATGCCGAGCTATGCTAATCTCCTCCTGACTTCATCCTTGACACCTACAGACATAATGAATCTTCTCATCTGAATAAGAAAAgctaattattgttatttcccTATCAAGGGACATATTTACAGTAGCCTACCTTTccagcagcaggtgtgtgtgtggggtcagGAGCGTAAAGGATGTCTGTGACTCTCACCAAAGAGAAGGAGGTGACCGTCATCACCATAAAGGCCGAcaacaagagcctgtctccaccGCTGTGGCAAATCCTGAGGGCTCTGTGCACCAGTGCCGTGTGCTGCTCCGTGAACCACGAGCTGATGAAACCCTCCGTCACTGCGATTCTTGGGGtgagaaatagaaaaacattataaaacaacacatgttCCATTGGTGGATACATGAATTGAGCAAAACATAATTCACACGCAGAGCTGCTCTTAAGATGGAAGGGTTTTGAATCTGTTACAGACGATCCAGATCATGTCGGGCATGTTCAACATGGCGCTCGGGCCGGGACGACCTTCCCTACACCCTTTGGATCTGACTGATATTGGTGCTTCTTACTGGCTGGGTGTTGTGGtaaaataacattattattactcTCAGTGATggaagtactcaaacattttactttagGAAAAggtacaaataaatagactaAAATCTACTGAAGTAAAATAACTATATTAACCCATATTATATTAACGTAGAACTTGAATAAAATGTAAGCATTTGcattaaaatgtacaaaaagtatttaaagtaaatgtgagagtgtgtttgtctaCTACATAAAAACTGAAGTAGTACTTGAACACCTACGTGAGACTGCACTCAATGTACTGAAATGTCCCACCACTGATAACATTACAATGACAACAGAGGGAAACTtttgataattttattttagaaacaGGCTTATTCACCTTCTAGCAGAGAGTCTGAGGTGCAGCCAGCATGATGTTAGCTGAGCTTACAGGGGAAATGTAAATTTGGgtcaacatttttctttcaacatAACACAGCTCTTCATCTTTTCCTCCAGTACACTGCAGCTGGTATCTCATCCATCTTGGCCGGACAGTACCCTTCTCCATGCCTGGTGAGCAACGTTCTCCAAGGTCCACCACAATTTTCTGTCTCAggagatttttcaaatattctCAGATGCTTTTTAAATTGAAGGATTTCTTCCGTGTCTCTCAGGCGATCTTCACCGTGATCGTGAACATGGTTGGTGCAGTGTTTGCCTTCACTGGCATGATGCTGTACAGCATCGAACTGGGCCGAGTGTGGGTCTGGTCCCATTATGATCGTCACAGCATCAGTTTACAGGCAAGAATATTAACAATTATTATTCCTAAAATTACAGTAAAGGACAATACAGCTTCACTACTACCATTGACAGTCACAAGTCTATTGCACTTagcaaaataagaaaaataagtgTATTTCTCATCAAAATTGGCTAATGAGAAAACAAAGTACATATAGTTAGAGGtagtaaatgtataaatattcaGTATTAATGTTGGAAATTGCATAAACTGTAAAGCAGGACAACGTGTTCgggtttgtctttttttgtgaaAGAATCCATTTATGACTTGATTCACTTCTTGTCCAAACAGAGTTTATTGGTGAACTCTGAAGCTGTGTCCGTCCTGCTGGCCGTTCTCCAGCTGCAGGGTTGTATTGGTGTTGCTGTTGTCTGCAGCAAGGCTGTGATCgtaatgaagaagaaagaggtaTGaaccaaaaaatacacaaccatTACAGATCTACAGCAAACTGCTATCGGGGTCTGTACAGGTTGTAGACATAGACTGAAAATATGGATTTCCTTCCACTATCTTGCGcatgtgtactttgactttgtttgttccatgtcccatccagtAATAAGGAAGAGACAGGATTtgtgatctatactgcagctggccaccagggggcaatcaaggcACCCTTGCTTCACCATCTTTATAAATAGTCTATAAGTTGTAACATTTGTAAGAGATAACATCTGGATTTGTGTATATGGTGCTACATTTAGATTTTTGGTTAGACCCAAGAAACAATTTAGGAAGATGATGGATATCAAACAAGTGCAGAAAAGGGCGAAATCAGGAAACCACAGTGGCAGCAAACTGGAACATTGGGAAACAGATAAGATGTTCACAGACGCAGTGGGAAAGGAGAGTTGGGAGCACAGAGACTATGATAGACAACTGAActcaggtgaaacacatgagagaCAGTCACTGAGGTGGGAACACccgacacagacaggaagtaaaacatGCAAGAGACAGGAAAAGAAGAGaagcttcaaagtaaaacaggaactAATCCAATAGCTTttagacgtgcactgaactccggatagtTTCCTGAAATCCTCCACAAGGGTAAAAAGGTCAACTTAGAAACATGATGATATTCTGTGGACAAGGGccaactccagaaaatgtctggagccaATTGTGCAGATGtgctccagagttcatgtcaaAAAGTCTAAACAGAAGAAGATTACAAGATCAAACCGAATATCACAATTACAGCATTTCCCTAAAAAAGCCCCAAAAATCCAAAAGAATTTCAGTGGCAGAATCATGACTATGAAAGTTGATGTATGTTTTGTTTCTCATCCCATCAGGCTGGAGAACGTGTTGGAGATCAGCAGCCGGAGTTACAGGATATGCTCCTGTCCAGTTCCTGTGCTTAGAGTTCGTCCTCCAATCAAACCACAGATCTCGTAGCTTTCCTCCTTTATAGATGTAGATCTGCAGGTTTGTTAAGGTTTTGTTGGGCGAAGGAAGAGCAACTTTTCGCAAGTGCAAGTGTTTAATTAACAGTTTCTGGGGCTGAGGAGTCTCATTCATTTCAACCCAACACGTTGCTGCATGCAAAGCCACCTTACATATCTAATACAACATcacaacactttgttttttcaatgaacctttgatttagttttaaagtagattttaaCTGCTGTGCATGCAATAAAATCAAAGTACACATTTGCTGTTTCTTCATTCTTTGTGTATTTCCTTCTTTTCCAGTGTTTTAACCATTTCTCTGCTTCTTCAAGGTCTTTTCTTCATCATAAAGATGCACTTGAATTCATTCTTTATTCACTCCCTCAGCCGGGGATGACATTACTTGCCACAAGGTGGCGCTCATTCTCtcaatataaaagaaaatccctGTCCATCAAAGCGCTggttccttgtttgtttgttttttcttgtgcaCAGTTTATTTTGAGCAGAATTCAACATATTCACCAACATCTTCATTCTTGTCTGGTCCCAGTGAACGTTTGGTCGATGAGTCAGGTGTTTCTTGGAGATAATTTTACAAATTAGAAGTAGATCAATTATGTGTTTTACCTCCTCTCTGTTCGCACACAATGCAAAagcaatatattgatatatattgaATTTTTTTAACCCGAATTCCATCGCCGGTGACTCTCGTGCCTCCACTGTACTGTGGGTAGTTCAAAAATAGCTTCTATGAGCTGACAGGAAATTGTGGGATTCTGCTGcagtttaaagaaaaacaaaaacacatcctcAAACCACTGCCTCACACAACAATGTGCACACAGTCAGACTTTCCTCCAGACTTTCAGAATTAAGTATCTGAACATGGCAGACGCACCTGTCTTGTTTTTGAGTTTTCAGCCAACTACACTCAAAATGACAGCAGGTGCCTCGGATCTGCAAGTTGACTCACGCTGAATTCCTGTTGAACAACGcggctacaaacacacaacgtggCTTAAGGCAGAGCCACAGGTATGTCTGTGTTGTTCATATATCATCAATCCTGAGGAGTGAGGAATCTGCATGTAAAGGTACAGCTTCCACTGCCAACATCCAGGAACACAGGTATTATCAAACAGAGACTAACCTCAACTAACAACAGCGTATAAgtaatgaattatttattatttgatagTTTGAACAGTTGAAAGTAAAAACTGAGATCACAGGAGATATTTACGCTGAACTTGAGgcttaagggcagaggatgtcacaccctgttaaagccctatgagacaaattgtgatttgtgaatatgggctttacaaatacaaattgatTGATTGCACTTTACTCTACGAATCTTATTTGAATGCAATTCTCACAATTCTCCAGCTGTGAGCCTAAATTCATAGGAACTGACTTGTGAACAGAAGGTTTCTGGTTTGAATCCAGGACCAGTAGATAAAAAGCTACAAGAAAAGTAGAGGAACAACTAGAATGAcactgagcaaaaaaaaaaatgagagagGCTAAAACATAATATCCATAGGGAACAACTAGGCTTTATACCCGTacccagaaaaacaaaatatgatatTTACACAAAAGGCACGTGTGCTGATCagaattgatttgatttgaaatgcaAAAGATAACATCATTAAGCTTATGTGTGATTTTTTAACACATCTTAAATAATGTGTGCTAAAACATATGATAGCATGTGACAGCATGATAAAATCACTAATTAAGTGTTTTCTGAGAGTCAGGTATCTAACCACAGGGTTTCCTATGGgaattgagagagagaaaccagttTGGGATTATTTAACTGatgtgagaggaggagctgTACAATCTGGGTCGACTCCCTGTTTGTCTTTCTAAGGAAATTCAGATATTCAAAGATGAAAGGTACTAGAGGTTGAGGAAGACGCCTCGGGGTAATTTCTTTACAACGTCCCCAGACACCAATCTGTGGTAGCACCTCCAGCATTCCATAGTAGAGAACTTTCTTTGACACAGCCAGATCGCggtgccacaccaacctgtcgGGTCTTGCCCTGACATCGGAATGTGGATTGAGCACAGAACAGTAACGAGGGCGAAGACGGCGACCAGGGGCAGTTCTGGCTAATTGGAGGCCCTGGGCAAAGAACATTTTTGaggtctctctcccccccccaacaaaaaaataaacaatcccACCAACCAAAGCACCAATCCACTCGAACCACATACACACTTAATGCGCCATGTTATGTGaaactgacatttattgtgaatagAAACAACTAAACAATAATTCCATTCATAATGATTAACTTTACAGCAAAACGGCTGGTTCTTAACATCtattttgactgtgtgtgtgtgtgtgagagcgagagagaaagaaagaaagagagaaagagagtaagtgagtaagtttgtgtgtgtgtgtgtgtgagagagaatgagtgagtgtttcagtgagtgtgtgagtgagtgagagaaagggagacatgTGAGTGAGTTAGTGTTTGCGTCACACTAACCCAGGGGTGgtcaacctttactatcgaaaagagacattttcccccctcttcccccaaattctGTAAGTCTGGAGccacaaaacatatttgataacaccggttataaagttatatatatagatatacaatatatataaaaactatagtttgttgcatttcttAAATTATAGTACGAcaataaaaaactgttgacatttaactgctattttaacctgttacaaaaaaggaaaacaccaaactcttatgaataggaggacaaaatacatgtgtaggcctactttgaaataaatgaaaaacagaaatatgctttttttttctgatctcCAGCtgggtacttttcagcagatgctgtgtgcttgctctgtctggaaatatctttaaacattatatttcttattgtttactaattcctcgccacatatcaagcatacaggtaAACCTGCAtcgttggcagtgaaagcaCTATAGATTAgagacctgcagggaagagcgccgggacgtaataggatgtgacgcatattttagttgactaaatattaaaacaaaacgtgagagcaggtcaggccGGGTTGAATTGAAGCTCGGTACCAAccatctgcagcttcttctctgatcaagaagctgctgcgctgatctctgatcagctgagaccagagaaactctgtgttttcaatgtttccactgttaagaagcagccggtcagtcactgagcggctgcttcacgttAACGTCCTCTAATCTCACTGTGTATCTCTgggcgagtgagcggggcgggggggtctCTCACTCAGcgacacacagtgagatcacagctcgTTCCTGTGGAGCAGCCGGTCCGGTACAAACAAGACATGGTGTTCAAAAACTAAGTTGTAAAGAAAGTACGATGAAGCCTGTCTTACTCTTGGGTTCACAGTGAATGAGGGAGGACACGAGGagtcatttatttgaattattaaaaacaaaaaaaaaaaaattaaatagatGAGGCCCCCTGCTGGCCGAGGCCCTGGGCAACTGCCCGACTTGCCCAATGGAATGCGCCGCCCCTGACGGCAACAGAGGTGGCGAGTGAGGACGAGGGGTTTGAACACAGAGAGTAAAAGTCAAGAGGTTTCTGGTTTCAGATGATTTTATCATCATCTCTGTCAGTTTACTTGAAGCAGAGGCCTCAGTCTAAACATGAACACCCATGGTGGCAGTGCAGCAAACTGTGGACACTCAGAAAAGACCACACAAAGCTATACATGCAGAATTAAGATCTGTAGACCTGAGATGAAAGATGACGACAATGAGGATGTCAACGAGATTTGAGATGTTTTGTTGATGAGTCGCTGCTGATGTCGATGTGCTGGAAACAAAAGCACTGGATTTGTGCAGAAAATGAATTTATACATAaagtccggcctcctgctgctctaccacTCGTTTGAACGTGCAGGACATTTCCCCACGTTTGATTCAGACGATCTCCTGCTGCTAATTCCAGAAAGAGACAAGacacacttatattttattaagttcatgtctaaaaacagctAAAGTCATTTTATTAATTACCGTTATAAACCAGAGCTGCTTCAGCCAATTTCCATGTCTCGTCAATAGCAGCATTTTCCCATAGAGCTGAAAGCAAACTTCTCTGATACACAAGAAGTAAATAAACAGAGGTACATCCAACTGTTTGTTTATACTAAAATCTACAGATGACAAACTTTGAAGACTCTTAAAGTTGATAGTGAGAGGAATCCTCCCTGAGGTGAAACCCAACGTTTTTCCGGCCGCTGCTGGAACACTTCACCGAAAAGGCTGATACAGCATCCGACCCACAATCCTTCAGGAGGATCAAGGACGTTATCATGGACGTTTACATGGGAACATATTAGTGTCTGACTAACTTCGTTTTCTTTTGAAGTCTTTTCTACTTTGCTCTGACAAACACAAGCTCCTGAACTGAGCTGCATCCAGAGCCCTGAGCTGACCATGCCTTTCAGAGACCAAGCCCCTCCCCCTCACCGGCCCACATGCACCCTCGGATTAAACCAAAATGGCTGTTTTCTCCATTCACGCTGAATTAAGTGTGCGTTCTGGGTTGCATCGTGGTGCCGGGTGCCAGCACAATGTCTTCCTGCAAGTCGGACGACTCTTTCCGCTGCCGCGTGATGTTTTTCTGCGTTCCTGAGGTCACCTGATGGGGCCGGCGCTCAATGCAGGACTCTGTGGCCAAATGATATTCGTGGCAGAGTAATTCTGGTCTGATGAGCAGCATCACTTCACCGATTCAACCGTTTTGGGTCGGCGGCCCTTCAACCCACCTGGGCGCCGACAGGAATCaacctggagcagcagagggaggaaggagctTCTGATAGATCTGTGGTTTTTATTATTACCTTTAaactctctgtctgttttatttggATATTCAAAAGTGATaacattgttttcactttgtaatTCGATCCCTATTTCATTCAGTTTGTGAGATTTTACAGCTTTTTAAGTTCACCAGAAAAATTCTGATCCAAACTTCGACAAGTGGAAAAGTTTGTCCGTGTGGATCAATTCAGGCCGTTTCTGTTGGAAGCTTCTTTTCTGCTGATGCAGCAGAGTGAGCGTCTGGGTGAGCACTGATGTAAGTGGCTGAGCTGCCAGTGGAAAATCCGAGATTTTCGGTTCATTAAGAAGCAAATGGAAACTTGAATTCCTGCTGTCTCAGCTTCGTTCCATTGGCAAACAGGTATCCACACAACAagctctgtctcctccctgcgCCAGGAATCATTTTCATCAGACACTGTGAGCCACCCGAGTTTATGACTCTGCTCTTTATTTGAGAATCTATATTCATTATATAAAGCAGTTCCCTTGTCCTAAACATTATATCATCCATGTTACTGTCCTCTTGCACCTTCTCCATTTGTTTCACGGAATGTCACGGTATCAGTTCCTTCTTGTTTTGGCCTCAGTCTCTGACTTTTCCCTGGTTCCTCTCAATCTGTTCACACTTTCTTGTGATAACAGGctggataaataaaataaaatgaccttGAACATGTGGCAGTACACCAGAAGTTCTCACCCTTCAATGGCCAAACaaagcaaagtgtgtgtttgacctcaTTGTGAGAAACCTACtgttttatcttcttctttGATTTCATGATCGCCACATTCATTTTGTGATGAAGTCAAATGTGTTAAAAGATTGAGTTTTCAGGCTGGCATGAATGGTCAGAGGTCAAATTCAGCACCTAGATATCACCTTTGCAGAGGATTAAATGAATTgaggtttagggttagaattgAGATACAGGTACTGTTTTAGTCgcagtgtgtttcctcattCGATCATAAATTCCAAAACTTCAAATCAGTTTATCTCATTTttgaatatatgtttatatttgaacCTTGGCTCTTGACCCAGTTTCCTTCTGCTAACGTCCAtgctaagaaaaaaaataaacatgtacatTTAGACAAGGATCTGTGACCCACTGGTTTTCCTTTGCACTTGTTGGTTTGTGTCTGGCCACTTGAGCCTATGTGCCGAAGATAGAAAAGCCACAACCACGTAATTACTGAGCACTATGGGTGTTTCCTCACCAGCAAACCAGAATATCCTCTTTCTTTCTAAGCTGTATATCATTGTGACACCTCAGAGGAGTTGATATTAATATGGCACTTCTTGTTTTACTTACTCTGCTCCTGATGCTGACATCTGACTTTTCTACGGCAGAAAAACACTTATTTTGTGCAGGTTTCCAGTTTAAGAGTCAACAACATGTTACAGAAATAGATAAAATAGCAACACTTGACTTTAACACCACTAAAAACTGGTTTATAAAGTTATATCACATTGTAGttgtatgtaaatataagtGTTATCATATGAACATGTGTTGAAGCTGcagtataaataaagaaaagttgcaaaaaatatataaattgtcTTAATTAGAGATTTATTCaatgtttaattatttctcAAAGCAACAATTTAAAGGGGACTTGTGAAGTGTTGATTCTTAGAAAATTAAATGTTACCAAAAACGTGAACATGGTGAGTTTAGAGAATAATCTACACACATTTGGACAAATTAATGTGTTCAGATATtatcaataatatattttttcttttaaacaataaacaaactgcaactgtacaaaaacatacaaaccgATGATGTGTAACTTGAGTTTATTTGGTAGATTTATTACATTCACTGCTGAACCAACAGCATTTTGAACCTTAGACGACTCACatcccaaacacacagattGCAAATGGaggaatgaaaaaatgaagGTGAAAACATTTCCCCAAAGTAATCTAAGTAAATATTGGGCTTGTTCTTATCAGATGATAAAATGTTCAAAAGACAGTAATTGAACTAACAAAGTTAATAAACACATTATACAAAGGAACCGATTTCAGTGGCGTTCAATAAGACAACACAAAGAGAACAGGTCAGTAATGCAAAGGATATTTCTGCAGTGTCAGTGGTTAGATTATATAGATTTAGATAGTAAAATCCCcgtaaatctaaataaaaaagtaaatattctaaaaaagtaaatgaagtAGAGATTTTCTCGAGCAGGTACAAGTAACACACGTGAAGATTTGACACAACCAGCGCTGTGAAGGCTTCTGCGTGTTGACAGAGTGATGCCGTCACAACGCCTcggaatgtaaataaagtgtcATGGGTGCCATGTTGTTTGAGgccttttgttttcttgtgcTTTACAGCAGCCAGTTATGAGGTTTACTACTTTTCTCAGAAGAGGAGAAGACTCTAAGTTCTTCTGTCAGAGTCTGTGTGAACGTCAGGAGCCATTTTCTCTCTTGGTTTGAGTGAATGTGCCTCTGAGTGTCCGCAGCAGGGTGAGGTCACTGCTTATCACTACAAAACATGATGTGTGGACGACAGATGGATTCTTGTTTCTCAGGATATCCCCTTGTAACAAAACAGCTAATCCTCCTGAACTTTACGACTACGGTAGAAAATACAATCATCTAAAAACAGAATCCCTTAGCTTCGATATTGTCAAATTTCAAAATCCACAAATTTCATACCAAGAGAGGAATCTAGAACATAAGTCACGAGAGGTGAGTTCTTTAGAGAAGGAAGAAAATACAACTATAAGAGATCAGGAAGTAAGAACTGTTGGTTTCTGCACCTCATCTCTCTAAGaaacaaatatcaaacattcatag
The DNA window shown above is from Platichthys flesus chromosome 11, fPlaFle2.1, whole genome shotgun sequence and carries:
- the LOC133964848 gene encoding uncharacterized protein LOC133964848, whose protein sequence is MSVTLTKEKEVTVITIKADNKSLSPPLWQILRALCTSAVCCSVNHELMKPSVTAILGTIQIMSGMFNMALGPGRPSLHPLDLTDIGASYWLGVVYTAAGISSILAGQYPSPCLAIFTVIVNMVGAVFAFTGMMLYSIELGRVWVWSHYDRHSISLQSLLVNSEAVSVLLAVLQLQGCIGVAVVCSKAVIVMKKKEAGERVGDQQPELQDMLLSSSCA